One genomic segment of Gossypium arboreum isolate Shixiya-1 chromosome 3, ASM2569848v2, whole genome shotgun sequence includes these proteins:
- the LOC108476362 gene encoding squamosa promoter-binding-like protein 2 produces the protein MDWSAKTPLQWEWENLMMLNATPTEIPRKLRSVEWDIEGEEELDSGSLYSSGAAAGGSGGSGSDLGLVSLSKSSKSASINSSSAEEVKATTFTLEAFEAIPHEISNKKKVSKVEHTGSSPIFEASVGSGEPLLSLKLGKQTYFEDVCTGSNSKTSSYSATPAPSPSPAKRSKPNCQTKHILRCQVEGCNLDLSSAKDYHRKHRVCESHSKSPKVIIGGLELRFCQQCSRFHALSEFDEKKRSCRRRLSDHNARRRKPQTDAIHFSAARPSPAAYDGKQLMSFVWNKVPFLHNARPNENFSWEGTFVSKSSETKGYALTKAGNVNGQPQLPGNQLLNSMTSRCYDSNRFPVKGKQNTVEVLNQGVEESTVASNMGTTQDFHRALSLLSNESWVSCEPKQHGSLAYPVQVSGSSMSQPTMNVISQSFPIPYAFSENWQMEQEQTTQSQVEGDNHLQEFQLLKAPYDNSFYSNQMN, from the exons ATGGACTGGAGTGCCAAAACCCCGTTGCAATGGGAGTGGGAGAACCTTATGATGTTAAATGCGACACCAACTGAAATTCCAAGGAAGCTAAGATCGGTAGAGTGGGATATTGAGGGCGAGGAAGAGCTGGACTCTGGGTCTCTATATTCTTCTGGTGCTGCTGCTGGAGGTAGTGGTGGTTCTGGATCAGATTTGGGCCTTGTTTCTTTGTCTAAAAGTTCGAAATCGGCATCCATTAATTCTTCATCTGCGGAAGAGGTAAAAgcgaccacatttactttggagGCTTTTGAAGCTATACCACATGAAATTAGCAACAAGAAAAAGGTTTCCAAGGTTGAGCACACCGGTAGTTCCCCAATATTTGAGGCTTCAGTTGGCTCTGGTGAGCCATTGCTCAGTTTAAAGCTTGGCAAGCAAACATACTTTGAAGATGTTTGTACAGGAAGCAATTCAAAGACTTCATCTTATTCTGCCACTCCTGCACCATCCCCTTCCCCTGCAAAGAGATCCAAACCCAATTGTCAGACAAAACATATTCTGCGTTGCCAAGTCGAAGGCTGTAACCTTGACCTTTCTTCGGCTAAGGATTACCATCGGAAACACAGAGTTTGTGAAAGTCACTCAAAGAGCCCTAAGGTTATTATAGGTGGTCTGGAGCTCCGGTTCTGCCAGCAGTGTAGCAG GTTCCATGCTCTGTCAGAGTTTGATGAAAAGAAGCGAAGCTGCCGCCGGCGTCTTTCTGACCACAATGCAAGGCGCCGCAAACCACAGACAGATGCAATCCACTTCAGTGCTGCAAGGCCTTCACCAGCAGCATATG ATGGGAAACAACTGATGAGTTTTGTCTGGAATAAAGTGCCATTTCTTCATAATGCTAGGCCCAATGAAAATTTTTCATGGGAAGGCACATTTGTCTCCAAGTCCTCTGAAACGAAAGGTTATGCACTTACAAAAGCTGGAAATGTAAATGGACAGCCGCAACTGCCAGGCAACCAGCTGTTGAATTCCATGACATCTCGGTGTTACGATTCCAACAGATTCCCTGTAAAGGGCAAACAAAACACAGTTGAGGTTCTCAACCAAG GTGTAGAAGAATCCACAGTTGCTTCAAATATGGGTACGACTCAAGATTTTCATCGTGCTCTCTCTCTTCTGTCAAATGAGTCTTGGGTTTCTTGTGAGCCAAAACAACATGGTTCACTTGCGTACCCTGTGCAAGTTAGTGGTAGCAGCATGTCTCAGCCCACGATGAATGTGATTTCGCAGAGTTTCCCTATTCCATATGCCTTTTCTGAAAACTGGCAGATGGAACAAGAGCAGACAACTCAATCCCAAGTTGAGGGTGACAACCATCTTCAAGAGTTTCAGCTTCTCAAGGCTCCATATGATAATAGCTTTTATTCCAATCAGATGAATTGA
- the LOC108475232 gene encoding 4-coumarate--CoA ligase-like 1, with translation MENPTQVQHFEDEDEHIFRSKYPPVSVPDNLTLPEFVLQDAELYADKVAFVEAVSGKSYTYRDVVRDTTRFAKALRSLGLRKGHVVLVLLPNIAEYGIVALGIMAAGGVFSGANPASHPSEIKKQADAANAKLIVTNGPNYEKVKNLEQPVVVIGEEHIEGATNWDELLEAGDRAGTGTRFTKEEVLQSDLCALPFSSGTTGISKGVMLTHKNLVANLCSSLFSVGSEMIGEVTTLGLIPFFHIYGITGICCATLRNKGKVVVMNRFDLRTFLNSLITQEVTFAPIVPPIILALVKNPIVEEFDLSKLKLRAIMTAAAPLAPEVLASFENKFPGVQVQEAYGLTEHSCITLTHGNPMKGHDTAKKNSVGFILPNLEIKFIDPDTGRSLPKNTPGELCVRSQCVMQGYYKNKEETNRTIDKNGWLHTGDIAYIDDDGDIFIVDRIKELIKYKGFQVAPAELEAILLTHSSVEDAAVVPLPDEEAGEIPAACVVMNPNAKENERDIMEYVASNVAHYKKVRVLQFVDTIPKSPSGKIMRRLLKDKMMENMPKPPSYS, from the exons ATGGAAAATCCAACCCAAGTGCAACATTTTGAAGATGAAGATGAACATATTTTCCGTAGCAAATACCCACCGGTTTCAGTGCCGGATAACTTGACGTTGCCGGAATTTGTTCTCCAGGATGCTGAGTTATATGCTGACAAGGTAGCATTCGTTGAAGCAGTGTCCGGGAAATCATATACGTACCGTGATGTGGTTAGGGACACGACGAGGTTTGCCAAGGCCTTGAGGTCGCTTGGCCTTAGGAAAGGCCATGTAGTTCTGGTATTACTCCCAAATATTGCTGAGTATGGCATTGTTGCTCTTGGAATCATGGCTGCCGGCGGTGTTTTCTCAGGTGCAAACCCCGCATCGCACCCATCGGAAATAAAGAAACAAGCTGATGCTGCAAATGCTAAGTTGATAGTAACAAATGGCCCAAACTATGAAAAG GTGAAGAATCTCGAGCAACCCGTCGTTGTGATAGGCGAGGAGCACATTGAAGGCGCCACGAATTGGGACGAGTTGCTGGAAGCCGGGGACCGTGCAGGTACAGGCACTCGGTTTACTAAGGAAGAAGTTCTCCAGAGTGATCTATGTGCCCTCCCATTCTCATCAGGCACCACAGGAATTTCAAAGGGTGTAATGCTGACCCATAAAAACTTAGTGGCTAACTTATGCTCCTCGCTCTTTAGTGTTGGATCAGAGATGATCGGTGAAGTCACCACATTAGGCCTAATTCCTTTCTTCCACATTTATGGTATCACCGGAATATGTTGTGCCACACTTAGGAACAAAGGGAAAGTGGTGGTCATGAATAGGTTCGATCTTCGGACATTCCTCAATTCACTGATCACACAAGAGGTCACATTTGCCCCCATTGTGCCACCGATAATTCTGGCCCTGGTTAAGAACCCCATAGTTGAGGAATTTGATCTTAGTAAGCTCAAACTCAGGGCTATAATGACTGCAGCAGCTCCATTAGCCCCTGAGGTTCTTGCTTCGTTCGAAAACAAGTTTCCTGGTGTCCAAGTCCAAGAG GCATATGGACTAACTGAGCATAGCTGCATCACACTCACCCATGGAAACCCCATGAAAGGCCATGACACTGCAAAGAAAAACTCAGTTGGGTTTATCCTTCCTAATCTAGAGATCAAGTTCATCGATCCTGATACCGGTCGATCCCTTCCGAAGAATACCCCGGGCGAATTGTGTGTCAGGAGCCAATGTGTAATGCAAG GTTACTATAAAAACAAGGAGGAGACAAATCGAACCATTGACAAGAATGGATGGCTCCATACTGGTGACATTGCTTATATAGATGATGATGGAGATATTTTCATTGTGGATCGCATAAAGGAGTTAATCAAGTATAAGGGTTTTCAA GTAGCTCCAGCGGAACTAGAAGCCATCCTCCTTACTCATTCCTCAGTTGAAGATGCAGCAGTGGTGCC GCTGCCTGACGAAGAAGCAGGGGAAATCCCGGCGGCATGCGTTGTGATGAACCCAAATGCCAAAGAAAACGAAAGGGACATAATGGAGTATGTAGCCTCCAATGTTGCACACTACAAGAAAGTGAGGGTTCTGCAATTTGTGGACACCATTCCCAAATCCCCATCTGGCAAAATCATGCGAAGGCTTTTGAAAGATAAGATGATGGAAAATATGCCCAAACCCCCTTCCTATTCCTAA